One part of the Macadamia integrifolia cultivar HAES 741 unplaced genomic scaffold, SCU_Mint_v3 scaffold832, whole genome shotgun sequence genome encodes these proteins:
- the LOC122070134 gene encoding uncharacterized protein LOC122070134, with protein MDNVKVMETFQKFRPPYFGGIAQDPLAPTKWVEGMKNAFKPNLIWEHFKVAFYNNYFPDSVRERKETEFMELNQGSNSVLEYQQDFEKLFFFALEHLKGDQAKAKRFEKGLRPAIGVVLVAQYLHSYAQVVQAAISIEDKQRENYHAI; from the exons ATGGACAATGTGAAAGTGATGGAAACGTTCCAGAAGTTTAGGCCTCCCTACTTTGGTGGGATTGCGCAGGACCCTTTGGCacccaccaaatgggtagagggaatGAAAAATGCATTTAAG CCTAACCTCATATGGGAACACTTTAAAGTGGCATTCTACAACAACTACTTCCCAGATagtgtgagggagaggaaggaaacagaGTTCATGGAGTTGAACCAAGGGTCCaactctgtattggaatatcaacaagattttgagaagttgttcttcttcgcACTTGAGCATTTGAAGGGGGATCAGGCAAAGGcgaagagatttgagaaagggttaagacCCGCTATAGGGGTTGTGTTAGTGGCTCAGTACCTCCACAGTTATGCCCAGGTGGTTCAGGCTGCCATATCCATTGAggataaacaaagagagaactatCATGCCATCTAA